The proteins below are encoded in one region of Tsuneonella sp. CC-YZS046:
- the rfbG gene encoding CDP-glucose 4,6-dehydratase: protein MSAAHDREWAGRRVLVTGHTGFKGSWLSLWLHALGAEVTGYALPAPTEPSLFETARIADVIHHVEGDVRDLASLRAAVEQARPDVIFHLAAQPLVRLSYDEPVETYATNVMGTVHLLEAARQVPGVRAIVCVTSDKCYENREWVWPYRESDPMGGHDPYSSSKGCAEIVTAAYRSSYFRESGPALASVRAGNVIGGGDWAADRLVPDLVRAFEAGAAPLIRSPDAVRPWQHVLEALGGYLMIAERLLAGERSFADAWNFGPADEDARPVSWIVERMRAAWGGGAGEALPDTGPKPHEAGLLRLDCSKARAALGWRPALTLDEALRWIVAWHKAVGLGENAREVTLGQIADYVAA from the coding sequence GTGAGCGCCGCCCACGACCGGGAATGGGCCGGACGCCGGGTGCTGGTGACCGGCCACACCGGCTTCAAGGGGAGCTGGCTCAGCCTCTGGTTGCACGCGCTCGGCGCGGAAGTCACCGGCTACGCGCTGCCCGCCCCGACCGAGCCGAGCCTGTTCGAAACCGCGCGGATCGCGGATGTGATCCACCATGTCGAAGGCGATGTGCGCGATCTGGCCAGCCTGCGGGCGGCGGTCGAACAGGCCCGGCCGGACGTGATCTTCCACCTCGCCGCCCAACCGCTGGTTCGCCTGTCCTATGATGAGCCGGTCGAAACCTATGCCACCAATGTGATGGGCACGGTCCATCTGCTGGAAGCGGCGCGGCAGGTTCCGGGCGTTCGGGCGATCGTCTGCGTGACCAGCGACAAATGCTACGAGAACCGCGAATGGGTGTGGCCCTATCGCGAAAGCGATCCGATGGGCGGGCACGACCCCTACAGCAGCAGCAAGGGCTGCGCGGAGATCGTCACGGCCGCCTATCGCAGCTCCTATTTCAGGGAAAGCGGCCCGGCGCTCGCTTCGGTGCGCGCCGGCAATGTCATCGGGGGGGGGGATTGGGCGGCCGACCGGCTGGTGCCCGACCTCGTGCGCGCCTTCGAAGCCGGCGCGGCGCCGCTGATCCGTTCGCCCGATGCGGTGCGCCCCTGGCAGCATGTGCTGGAAGCGCTGGGCGGCTATCTGATGATCGCGGAAAGGCTGCTGGCGGGCGAGCGGAGCTTCGCCGACGCCTGGAACTTCGGACCGGCGGACGAGGATGCGCGGCCCGTGTCCTGGATCGTGGAACGGATGCGCGCCGCCTGGGGCGGCGGTGCGGGCGAGGCCTTGCCCGATACCGGCCCGAAGCCGCATGAGGCCGGGTTGTTGCGGCTCGATTGCTCCAAGGCGCGGGCTGCGCTGGGCTGGCGGCCGGCCCTGACGCTCGATGAAGCGCTACGATGGATCGTCGCCTGGCACAAGGCGGTCGGTTTGGGCGAGAACGCGCGTGAGGTCACGCTCGGGCAGATTGCCGATTATGTCGCGGCCTAG